Within Phycodurus eques isolate BA_2022a chromosome 7, UOR_Pequ_1.1, whole genome shotgun sequence, the genomic segment taggtgTTCGACATACGGACAGTcggagccaggatttgaaccggCGACCCACTCTACTaactgagccacagctgcccatatatttgtatatttcaaCGCAATTTCATTCCCAGGTTTTTGAAAGACGAGCAAAACTAAAGCAAATAAACAATCCAATAAAAGTTATTTAAATCTTGAGGCACGGCAAAAGAGGATTGGAATGGAATCGTATAATAAACATACCGTAACCCCAATTTCTGAGGgaagataactttttttgatacAATTTAACAGTTTGCTTGTTTCTGGAAAAACCAGACCCCTATggtgaacacaaaaaaaatttgacctTGGACTTATGTTTTGGACTTTtattgctgctgctgatgatgatgaagataaagatgatgatgatgatgatgatgatgatgatcatgttGCTGCTGCTAGTCTAGTTTGTTGTTCAAATATTTGATTTCAACCAAGTAAcaaactgtatgttttttacacttgtaaaaattaaataaataataatatggaAACTCTCGAATTGTAGGAGTGCTGGGATTCAATTTAAGTGTGCTtcagcacccccaaaaatgggctACAAACGCCTATGGTTCCCTCAAATACATAAATCAGTGAATCGGCAAATTTGCAAATACGCTGTGGTTCACTGTATTTAGACTGTGTTTGATTGCGTTGTGTCTCAGTAAAAAGCTCTTAGCTTTTTTGAGGAAGACGAGGACAAGTGTTAGTCAGATAACACATTTCCTGTTAACTTCCCTTTCACCCTCTTTTTGGTCAAGCTGagcttgtgtggagtttatgTGAACGTTCATGCTACTTTCAGGCAAGAATTAATTATATTGCAAATGAAGAAACACTGCTTGGCCAAAAACCAGGACACTCATCTGTTCTCATCCCAAACGGATCAGCTTTGGAGCGGACGCTGCCATTTTTGACCCACTTGTGGAATGTGCACAATACAACAAAAGCAATTTCTGATATGATACTGATGACAAGTGTGTCACACTAAGCTGTTTGTGTGCCACCTGGGATGGAAACTTACAGGAGCTATTATGAAGAAGCTTAGCATTCATGTAATCCCCTTCATACACACTCTCTCTGAACACCTGTATGTTTCCACTCACTCCACACTCAGTGTTTACAGTGcaaaaaaacactaaatgaGGACCGAAACAATAGCAGCAGAGCTGctgtataaaataaattgtgccAAGACTACATATGCTTACATAACTacataattttcttttaaacaatctgtctcatgaggagggcaggaatttatatatatatatatacacagtaatATTATCATAATAGGATAAGTGGCAACCCAGGACTGAgattatcattatcatttttttctatAATGTTAGATGTAACATAAAGCTTTTTGCATCAAGGATGACCTGTCCAATTTGGTTTCAAACTAAGGTCAAATATGAAAATTCTGCCGCCATTATAACAAAACCATGCCTCCTCTTACCCTTCATTTGCTGTCAGATAGCTGTCATCTTCTTCTCCATCTTGGCACAGATCCACCGTGGTGAAGACTGGCTCTTCCAAAGTGGGCACACTTTGCATAATGGGGGGTCCAGAAGGAGCTGAGCAGCTCCCGCAGCATTCCCCCTCTGCGGAGCTCTCAGCGAGCTTGTTGGTGTCCAGGACGAGGCCTGGATGCAGGCTTTCCACACTCTCGGAGATGTTCAGGAGATGAGGATGCAGGGGGGGCTATGTGCGTGATGACCTTCCTCCGGTTAGGACAGCACCTGCCTCACTTGTGCGGCTTCAATCCAACTCCCCCAACATGTGCTCCCTTCGAACTTCCCTCCTTGTGTCAGTCTCATCATCCTCCCTCTCCCAGCCCGACCCACAATCAGGCTTTGGATTAGCGTCTCTTTCGATTACACCAGCTTGATGGGTGACGTCAGCCAGGCTTGACAGTCCCCTCTGATGAGTTGGCACAGTGCATCGTTGGTGCAAGTGCAAGGGCACACAGATGGTGAACACTGTTGATGAAGGCCAACCTGACTCCAGAGTTGCATGACTGCTGGCATGTAGCTCAAACATTTTGCAACTTATTATGCTGCTTTGTTTGAGTCCCTCCATCTTCTTTTTTAAGAGATCCCTTGGTCTCATTCTAGCAATCTGAACTCTCAACTTCGTGTGCCGCTGCACTGTCAGTGGATTTAGATTTGGATGATTCATGGAATTAGCTCAGGGATCAAGGACTCAGCCTTGGGGAAGGGAGAGAGGGGGATATATAACGGGCAGCAGCTACTGCTAAACAGACAGAGTTCTATGGACAGCAGTGTATGTAATCCCTTCTGTAGGCTATCTATGGAAAAACAAGGTAATCAAAGAAACAGCACAAAGTAATATCCTGTCTgttttatttaggtttttttttccattaaatcaATTAACAAACAGTACATTGCATGTTAGGGACTTTTTAGGGAACTGCATCATTTTCGTAAGGTGTATCCCATGTTACTTTAACATCAATTAATTTGCATtaaacgtttatttttttaccacaatAGACAGACCTGTGCAacattttttgtatattttaaataaatagctTGACTGTGGGCTGACTGTGGGCTGATTCACAGTATGTTTATCAGAAAAAAAGTGGGAGGAAGTAGAAGTCAAAGAAGGAAGTAAGATTGTATGTTTTTTCTGAGTCTTACAGAGTGTACATCTCCAGTCAAGTTACACACAACCAATGTTTCCTTTccatgtttatttttcattatttaacataatgtattttattacatatcattttatcatttattttaaatcacaatattgcatatttatataaattataatattattcATACGGATATTTACCACACGGCAGGCATGTATAGgtgcatttcaataaatttgaatattgtggGAATTTTATTTCAGGAGTTCAAACCAAAAAGTGAATTTCATACAATATAGATCCACTACACACACTgaagaaatatttcatgattttagtttttaaattttaatgatCATAGTATACAACTAAGGTTAACAAAGttatatatttctttaaaaaatatatttcttttatatatttatatattatatatatttatatattatatattattttatatatttctttaaaaaaaataataataacattaaataaGAAATATGGCATTGTTATTTTCAACACTGTATAGAAATTAGGTTGCATTTGGCTGTTTTAAGTACTTTACAATCGTTTTAATGGGTCTATATGGTGTATaagtttcaaattaaaatatagtACATGTAGTGTATGTTAATAAATGAACTTCCTCGAGGAGTACCGTCACGGTTTCCTCATTGTTGAATATGACTTCCGTTGCAAGTGTTACCTCCAACCACTGGAGGGCGATGTCCCAATAGAAAGGCTTTCAGAAAATTACACGCATGCGCACTTGTTCTGTTCTCGAAGCGGTAATGGCTATGCTGTGCTCGTCTCAAGGCTAGAGAAACCTTGTAACGTCACTGAAATCGGTTTACTTTCgatagcattttattttttatcctcaAACAACAGTCCTTCAAATGGATTTGGAAACCGGGACATACGAGCCCGGCTTTGTGGGGATCCGCTTTTGTCAAGAATGGTGAGCTTGTGTTGCGTGTGTAAACAAGCGAGTTTCCAAAACGTGAAAGCTACGCGGAGGGATTTTGAATAACTGCATCATCTGTGGTAGATATTTCAATTGAGGGGTTGTCTTATTAGATCTGCTTTATTTTTCAGTAACAATATGTTGTATCCAAAAGAAGATAAAGAGAATCGGATCTTGCTCTACGCGGTAAGTACGTGGGAGTTTATTGCTCCAGTCACATAACATAATAGATGCTAAATCAGTTCTTGTCGGTACGTTCACTCGATTAAAGTAATTCCAAAATGTCCAAACCAAACTCCATAATCTGAGATTACTTCAGAAACGCATACGGCTGCTCGTTGATCATGCAAATATCAGAATTTATGAGTTTATGAGTTTTGAAATCATCCCCTCTCACAGTGTAGGAATTGTGACTACCAGCAAGAGGCGGACAACAGCTGTATTTATGTCAACAAGATTACCCATGAGGTTGAGTAAGTATGAACAATGTTGTAGTTTCAACTGTGTATTTTGATGTGTGCAAGTAAACGCACTTTAGAGTGGCTGtttattttcttgttaaaaGCAAACACCCGTTTTGAAAAGAAGTTCAAGTTCACTTATTTAACTCTTTACCTATTTACAATCTCTGGCGTGCTCTAAGTATGTTTTCTCCTTTTTGTTGTGCTTACTTGTTTAAGgctgtttaaataaaaaaaaaagggtaggaggacccgggttcaactcTGGCCTCCCGTGTgttgattttgcatgttctcccaatgcGTCCatgagtttcctcccacatcccaaaaacatgcagggtagggtaattgaagactctcaattgtccgtaggtgtgaatgtaagtgagaaaggttgtttgtttatatgtgccctgcgattggctggcaaccagttcagggtgcagtccGCCTCTCGCTCAGACTCAGATGggctcggctccagcacgcccgccaccctagtgaggataagcgtaagtctatccatccatttaccaaacgtaaatggatggatagacgtTCTTCACTATTCACCAACATTTATCCTCTCCCCCCTTTCTGCAGTGAATTGACACAAATTATTGCTGATGTATCTCAAGATCCAACGTTACCAAGGACAGAAGACCATCCCTGCCCCAAGTAAGTTTTAACCATTGTATATCAATCTATACAGTACTTAACAGAAATAAATCCTCTCCCTTTGAATAGTAAGTTTATCCTTTTTTCTTGATGATACATTGACACACGCATTGTCAAATTCTTGTGaatctgatttttttcatctaaaatTTAGCTTGCGTGCAGCTTTTTGCAACATTGGCAGTTTCATGTGTACACATTGCCAAAGCACATTTGCGATCGATGGCCAACATTTCTGAGAATATTTTGTGGTAGATATAGtctgccacaaaaaaaacattgattctGTTGGGAATCTCAagattttctttcaaatctgtTTGCCTGTACTCGTTTATATTGAGCACTGTACTACCTTGTTTGAACATCAGCGGAAACTTTGCTCAGCAAAGAATTTATCAAAGATAGTTATTTATAAAAGATTCATACCTTCGCTGTCAGGCTGAAATCCCGTATGCTGAATTATGGtcgatttcatattttttcacaaatcgctACTATCGCTGTTTCCCTCGCTTCGtctattattttctttctttctttttttttatttatttaatttgatattgTTTAACCGGGAAGCCTCTGAGATTACAAATCTCCTTTCAAGAGTGTCCTGGTCCAAGGCAACAAGTAGTCATGGAAgcaacatacagacaaacataaacaatacaaaataaatacataaggcACATCAACATATCCAGTGAAATCTGAAAAGTTCTTCCAGGAAAGCATTGAGAACCTCTTTCATCAtaatccaacccctctcaattgacttttaatttttttttaaagggatcCGGTCCCTTAGGCCCAATTTTTCCTACAAGAGGTTCCATGCTGTAGGAGCCGCATGTCTAAAAATCCCTTTCCCCATTTCAAGACGTACTTTAGGGACCGCAAAAACAggtcttgtgaatgactaacagaactattaaccaatttaaagtggtaaaaatagcttgagaacaagtCCATTGATGCTCTTGAAGGCTCAAAATGTATTTACGTTGTGGAATTACTCAGGAGACGTAGCACTGAATTGTTTGCATGTTATAACGCTGCGTTTGCGCCGGCTCTCTCCCCAGATGTGGTCACAAGGAGGCAGTGTTCTTCCAGTCACACAGCATGAAAGCTGAGGTAATCATGTCCTCATATAAAGAACTAACTGATCATTTATTGAACGTCTTATGTTTTTGTTATATCccaactttttgggtccagatATGTGTTACAGTACCATAAATGATCAGGGGATGTTCGTTGGGATACATTGTGGTCTTTAAGTGAAGTATTCTACAGTTTTCATTTCTGATTATACATTGTGTGCCTCCCTACACAGGATGCTATGAGACTGTACTACGTTTGCACAGCCCCTCACTGCGGACATAGATGGACAGAATAGTGTCCTTGGCATCTTTATCAGACATCTTGTGAATATTGTTTGTTCTTCATTCCTTCTTACTAGCTGTCTTTTCCACCCAGTTTTGTTATTAAACAATGACTTGTTTCTAATATAGACTTGGTATCATTTTATCGACAGAATTGGACATTCTATGGTCAACGTGTCAACCATTACCTTCTTTACATTAGTTTAAAATGTGACCGTTTACATTATACGGTTATTGTAGAAATGGACTAAATGCCAGTTACCATTCCTGAGCTTAATTCTTcacaaactgctgctttttccTCATTAAGTGACGCTTACGGTTTAAAAGCACATGCAAATTAGATTGCACAAAAATTAACTCCGCCTCATAGCGTAGAGGTCGTGGGTTCCAATCTGGGCTGCAGGCATCTGGGCTGTGTGGagttctccaggtactccagcttcctcccacattccaaaaacatgcatggtaggttaattgaagacattaatttgtccgtaggtgtgaatgtgagtataaatggttgtttgcttatgtatgtgccctccgattggctggcggccagttcagggtgtaccctgcctcagaGTCCAGAGTCAGATGGCATAGGCTCCaccacacctgcgaccctagtgagcatacgCGGTATagagaatggatagatggataaattTTATGTGGTTATGCTctcaatattaggtacaccgtTGCAATACAGTGGTCAGCCAATGTATATAAACAAATTCAAGGAATTTTATTGTCATATGAACACATTTGCACATGATATGGCACAAAATTCGATACCTGAGGTCCCCAATTAGCCCAATAAGTCCcaagaattgtgaaaatgtaagtagaattgaaaaaataataaacaaaaatgcttaTCTACATTGGTGAGTGTGTGCAAAGATGTAAATGCAGCGAGGACGTGGATGCagcagaaatacaaataaatgcaacAGGCTTGAATTGCACGTGATATTTACATGCTCATTTGTACATGAAAAATCAAATAAGCATGTTGCCTATTCATTATTCATGGACGAAAAGCCACA encodes:
- the polr2i gene encoding DNA-directed RNA polymerase II subunit RPB9, whose product is MDLETGTYEPGFVGIRFCQECNNMLYPKEDKENRILLYACRNCDYQQEADNSCIYVNKITHEVDELTQIIADVSQDPTLPRTEDHPCPKCGHKEAVFFQSHSMKAEDAMRLYYVCTAPHCGHRWTE